In a genomic window of Streptomyces pristinaespiralis:
- a CDS encoding helix-turn-helix domain-containing protein: protein MTDDHEHRRRVLDPRQDAAALKALTHPLRIRLLGLLRMEGPATSSELAVRTGESSASTSYHLRVLAKYAFIAEAEHRDGRERRWKSVHEVTSWSNAAMAGSQEARAFVDVARRAQLDHLERSLARHQEDLDTGRLGTEWLEPSGFTDLGVRLTPESLTELWETFERIVSELAARDEGDPRAEQVALFTGGLALASGAGAAGTEPDASTGTTAGPAKKSGTEDAS, encoded by the coding sequence GTGACCGATGACCACGAACACCGCCGCCGCGTACTCGACCCCCGCCAGGACGCCGCCGCCCTCAAGGCGCTCACGCATCCCCTGCGGATCCGGCTGCTGGGCCTGCTGCGCATGGAGGGACCGGCCACCTCGAGCGAACTCGCCGTCAGGACGGGCGAGTCGTCCGCGTCGACCAGCTACCACCTGCGGGTGCTGGCCAAGTACGCGTTCATCGCGGAGGCGGAGCACCGCGACGGCCGGGAACGGCGCTGGAAGTCCGTCCATGAGGTGACCAGCTGGAGCAACGCCGCGATGGCCGGCTCGCAAGAGGCGCGGGCGTTCGTCGACGTGGCCCGCCGGGCCCAACTCGACCATCTGGAGCGGTCCCTGGCCCGGCACCAGGAGGACCTCGACACCGGAAGGCTCGGCACCGAGTGGCTGGAGCCGTCCGGCTTCACCGACCTGGGGGTCCGCCTCACCCCGGAGTCGCTCACCGAACTGTGGGAGACGTTCGAACGCATCGTAAGCGAGCTCGCCGCCCGCGACGAGGGCGACCCCCGCGCCGAGCAGGTCGCGCTCTTCACGGGCGGGCTGGCACTCGCCTCGGGAGCCGGCGCGGCCGGCACGGAGCCGGACGCGAGCACCGGCACGACGGCCGGACCGGCGAAGAAGTCCGGCACGGAGGACGCCTCGTGA
- a CDS encoding ABC transporter permease: MFFTYLRRELRRRRRAALVVASGLALGIALVIVVNSVSSGMNRAQDKVLESLYGLGTDMTVTKAAEPPGEGETVRRPRFRFDAKDEGDDAEQSSDIVMVQGFETLASSTVARVAEQDGVAGAVGGLSVNVMKVNGEFKRGAVQQKPGQGGPGAGGGAVRGGGADFDVDSYTAYGTDVAHQELGPLTSSTITSGRTFEESETDARVAVLDSAYAKEKDLGPGKKLTISGTDFEVIGIATADSGDAAANVYLPLAQAQRLADAKDKVTTVYVQATDSQKIDGVKETIQKNISGTTVTTSADLAETVSGSLSTASDLASGVGKWLSVLVLAAAFLVAGLLTSSAVSRRVREFGTLKALGWRSGRVTRQVAGEALVNGLVGGALGIALGLAGAWLITTFSPTLTAQLGGGAGAGGGGGLRVAGPGGGGGPLRDSADRALDIALTAPVSLTTIGLAVTLAVAGGLVAGGFGGWRASRLRPADALRRVE, from the coding sequence ATGTTCTTCACCTACCTCCGGCGTGAGCTCCGCCGCCGCAGAAGAGCGGCGCTCGTCGTCGCCTCGGGGCTCGCCCTCGGGATCGCGCTGGTCATCGTCGTCAACTCCGTGTCGTCCGGGATGAACCGCGCCCAGGACAAGGTCCTGGAATCGCTGTACGGGCTCGGCACCGACATGACCGTCACCAAGGCCGCCGAGCCGCCCGGCGAGGGCGAGACCGTGCGTCGGCCCCGCTTCCGGTTCGACGCCAAGGACGAGGGCGACGACGCCGAGCAGAGCAGCGACATCGTGATGGTCCAGGGGTTCGAGACCCTCGCGTCCTCGACCGTCGCCCGGGTCGCGGAGCAGGACGGCGTCGCGGGCGCGGTCGGCGGACTGAGCGTCAACGTCATGAAGGTCAATGGTGAGTTCAAGCGCGGCGCGGTGCAGCAGAAGCCGGGCCAGGGCGGGCCGGGCGCCGGGGGCGGCGCCGTACGCGGCGGCGGGGCCGACTTCGACGTCGACTCGTACACGGCGTACGGAACGGACGTCGCCCACCAGGAACTGGGGCCCCTGACCTCCTCGACGATCACCTCGGGGCGGACCTTCGAGGAGAGCGAGACCGACGCGCGGGTCGCCGTCCTCGACAGCGCCTACGCCAAGGAGAAGGACCTCGGGCCGGGCAAGAAACTCACTATCTCCGGCACGGACTTCGAGGTCATCGGCATCGCGACCGCGGACAGCGGCGACGCCGCGGCCAACGTCTATCTGCCGCTGGCCCAGGCGCAGAGGCTCGCCGACGCCAAGGACAAGGTGACCACCGTCTACGTCCAGGCGACCGACTCGCAGAAGATCGACGGCGTCAAGGAGACCATCCAGAAGAACATCTCCGGTACGACCGTGACCACCTCCGCCGACCTCGCGGAGACCGTCTCCGGGTCGCTGTCCACGGCGTCCGACCTGGCGTCGGGCGTCGGCAAGTGGCTCTCCGTCCTGGTACTGGCAGCGGCGTTCCTCGTCGCCGGGCTGCTGACGTCCTCGGCGGTCAGCCGGCGCGTACGGGAGTTCGGCACGCTCAAGGCGCTCGGCTGGCGCAGCGGCCGGGTGACGCGGCAGGTCGCCGGTGAGGCCCTCGTCAACGGGCTCGTCGGCGGCGCGCTCGGGATCGCCCTCGGGCTCGCCGGCGCGTGGCTGATCACCACCTTCAGCCCGACGCTCACCGCTCAGCTCGGCGGCGGCGCCGGTGCGGGCGGTGGCGGCGGTCTGCGGGTCGCCGGTCCCGGCGGCGGTGGCGGACCCCTGCGGGATTCGGCCGACCGTGCCCTCGACATCGCGCTCACCGCGCCGGTCTCGCTCACCACGATCGGCCTCGCCGTGACCCTCGCCGTCGCCGGCGGTCTCGTCGCGGGCGGCTTCGGCGGCTGGCGCGCGTCCCGGCTGCGGCCCGCCGACGCACTGCGCCGCGTCGAGTGA
- a CDS encoding ABC transporter ATP-binding protein, whose product MYQLSGVTKRYRRGKDSVNALDGVDLTIEDGGRLVIQGPTGGGKSTLLQMLGGLDRPSEGSVVLDGTDLAALPEARLTRVRAEKIGFVFQSFNLIPTLTAQENVETALVPLPGLKARERRERAGEALASVGLGERLRHLPGELSGGQQQRVAIARALVKRPAVLLADEPTGNLDESMRDEIMEVLEALWEEHAFTFVMVTHDSALARRTRRVATIRKGRVTVKERAADAA is encoded by the coding sequence ATGTACCAGCTCAGTGGCGTCACCAAGCGCTACCGGCGGGGCAAGGACAGTGTGAACGCCCTCGACGGAGTCGACCTGACCATCGAGGACGGCGGCCGGCTCGTCATCCAGGGGCCCACGGGAGGCGGCAAGTCCACGCTGCTGCAGATGCTCGGCGGCCTCGACCGGCCGAGCGAGGGCAGCGTGGTCCTCGACGGGACGGACCTGGCGGCCCTGCCGGAGGCGAGGCTGACGCGGGTGCGGGCGGAGAAGATCGGCTTCGTCTTCCAGAGCTTCAACCTGATTCCCACGCTGACCGCGCAGGAGAACGTCGAGACGGCGCTCGTACCGCTGCCGGGCCTCAAGGCACGCGAACGCAGGGAACGCGCCGGGGAGGCGCTGGCCTCCGTCGGGCTGGGCGAGCGGCTGCGGCACCTGCCCGGCGAGCTCTCCGGCGGGCAGCAGCAGCGGGTCGCGATCGCGCGGGCGCTGGTGAAACGACCGGCGGTCCTGCTCGCGGACGAGCCGACGGGCAACCTGGACGAGTCGATGCGCGACGAGATCATGGAGGTGCTGGAGGCGCTGTGGGAGGAACACGCCTTCACGTTCGTGATGGTCACCCACGACTCGGCGCTGGCGCGCCGGACGAGACGGGTGGCGACGATCCGCAAGGGGCGTGTGACGGTGAAGGAACGGGCGGCGGACGCGGCGTAG
- a CDS encoding ATP-binding protein, whose product MTVHLLREELRASGLVGTVAMEAYDDPEGRLDRKLVEDARKRFTKLCVQRFGFGHEMRLDDSGTLDDVKAGLSRFLEHEATRKILYWTGHGYDLGDHGYFLGCRNSFSTKGMDPNRAMPFTELLQRCAAQRDTEFLIVIDACQSQSTLGAARPLVEAYGRFSGGAPRERGLVVAATAGAGLKVDEGRWVDWLEQAVADDRLELEGMVRPFASTALYLSLPDLLEAVDVKARETGLTDPEQRPRAAVIRPLDTRFLHNPYFSEKNKVFRTAARPPEHLPWLRPEHFEQISDRTSRLRFTGRLQPLSRLVTWLEATTSGMLVVTGAAGTGKSALLGRLALLSVPEMRESLRPEPPVQTRPRPGSIHAAVSCRGESLHSLARAVLEVLGPLGAEPPPEGITPEQCVDRVGSLVERTGALNLLVDSLDEAMPGQAHEIARRLLNPLSHRPGVKVVVATRAHPRQITDGVGRESLLDALDRTAPDLRIDQDADTERDIAALVAADLAAYEGSPYAGRENDGVRLETARRVAEQCRRRFLVAKLVARALAREPECLSGGRLEEFVRDGGTDLRARMEDELEALDPSGRFGAAELLLPLALAQGSGLSDRDLWFRMARALLRRGSPKVSRRSLDTVLSSVTDALLTVEHRPGSPPIHRLGHASYGTALLARAKLDPAAAHRRVYDELVGDWDTADEYTLAHLGAHAAQARSATVVLDDEPDPLEELFDDPRFLVRTRPDVMLPLAASLAATCEGAALYRRVGGEFRRHTDRRERRAILRAVAHAGHPEYLRRLQSFQEFKDLCWDEVWTDTPPDPLELCLPAPLGGARAVSWTAAEGGTIAVAGRGEISVRDAHTGDHVLTRRTTGSEHGSRAVLTEVCEAGTRTRRVTVAHDGSSVHLWSGRERLPRTTFHWGGTPGSVAAARLGDDLLVAAADGRRVWAWRWPVVEGPAAGVRSTVLPVEAGRVALLGLRDRGFLLTAGRTATVHELHGKLSGDEHWVRREWELDTLHGTAFAAAALAEGDDSGLLAVVDGEHVRVWRLFAEGYTATPRFTRELVAESASRDVALGLCGELPLVALYEDHGSTVRVTGITDSTFRCSFGLGSRRNGLAFDPSGSGRLAVGDGAEVRLLDVPAAVRAGREVRRRDHDEHPVVRLAAAEAGAPALLTRVWGRDVLVTRQDARQGQVGTEAVLSHEARVTAVSSVRHGGQWAVAAAIGRRVRMWRLFDDPDDRRQDGHVDLGGDAGDHAEGLGLVSTAGGLHLFVPDGRRVLRFTRPDGTGRWHSSGEAVVPEVRIRAVHAHSAGGRTWVLADCVDALRLWESTEEGLVAAGGRRAAPDRPAGAALGAGLVDGELLPLIAWTRAGTVHLAECEEGDWTTTSFAHTHGTPAALAFSGRARNPLLLVLGGARTASVRDVGRGVWLDQLTAPHRGLDIEAADAAFDPGHGITLALQGRVRCDQITLPEPLIRSAVQAARAV is encoded by the coding sequence ATGACGGTTCACCTCTTACGTGAGGAACTACGGGCGTCGGGACTGGTCGGCACCGTCGCCATGGAGGCGTACGACGATCCCGAGGGGCGGCTCGACCGCAAGCTCGTCGAGGACGCGCGCAAGCGCTTCACCAAGCTGTGCGTGCAGCGGTTCGGCTTCGGCCACGAGATGCGGCTCGACGACAGCGGGACACTGGACGACGTCAAGGCGGGGCTCAGCCGCTTCCTCGAGCACGAGGCGACCCGCAAGATCCTCTATTGGACGGGCCATGGCTACGACCTCGGGGACCACGGCTACTTCCTGGGCTGCCGGAACAGTTTCTCCACCAAGGGCATGGATCCGAACCGGGCCATGCCCTTCACCGAGTTGCTCCAGCGGTGTGCCGCACAGCGGGACACCGAGTTCCTGATCGTCATCGATGCCTGCCAGTCGCAGAGCACGCTGGGAGCCGCGCGTCCTCTCGTCGAGGCGTACGGACGGTTCTCCGGCGGGGCGCCGCGTGAACGCGGCCTCGTGGTCGCCGCCACCGCGGGCGCCGGCCTCAAGGTCGACGAGGGCCGCTGGGTGGACTGGCTGGAGCAGGCCGTCGCGGACGACCGGCTCGAACTCGAAGGCATGGTGCGGCCCTTCGCGTCCACGGCGCTCTACCTCTCCTTGCCGGACCTGCTGGAGGCCGTCGACGTCAAGGCCAGGGAAACGGGACTGACCGACCCGGAGCAGCGGCCCAGGGCGGCCGTGATCCGGCCCTTGGACACCCGCTTCCTGCACAATCCGTACTTCTCGGAGAAGAACAAGGTGTTCCGCACGGCCGCCCGGCCGCCCGAACATCTGCCGTGGCTGCGGCCGGAACACTTCGAGCAGATCTCCGACCGCACCTCCCGGCTCCGCTTCACCGGCCGGCTCCAACCGCTCAGCAGACTGGTCACCTGGCTCGAAGCGACGACGAGCGGCATGCTCGTCGTCACCGGCGCGGCCGGCACCGGCAAGTCCGCGCTGCTCGGGCGGCTGGCTCTGCTGTCCGTGCCGGAGATGCGCGAGTCGCTCAGGCCGGAACCCCCTGTCCAGACCCGGCCCCGGCCCGGCTCGATCCACGCCGCGGTGTCCTGCCGGGGCGAGTCCCTGCATTCACTGGCCAGGGCCGTGCTCGAGGTGCTGGGGCCGCTGGGCGCGGAACCGCCGCCGGAGGGCATCACCCCGGAGCAGTGCGTGGACCGGGTGGGCTCGTTGGTGGAGCGGACGGGCGCGCTGAATCTGCTGGTCGACAGCCTCGACGAGGCCATGCCCGGCCAGGCCCACGAGATCGCGCGCCGGCTGCTCAACCCCCTGTCGCACCGCCCCGGCGTGAAGGTCGTGGTGGCCACCCGCGCCCATCCCCGGCAGATCACCGACGGAGTGGGCCGGGAATCGCTGCTGGACGCTCTGGACCGGACGGCGCCCGACCTGCGGATCGACCAGGACGCCGACACCGAGCGGGACATCGCCGCCCTCGTCGCGGCCGACCTCGCCGCGTACGAGGGCTCTCCTTATGCGGGCCGGGAGAACGACGGCGTGCGACTGGAGACCGCTCGACGCGTGGCGGAACAGTGCCGGCGGCGATTCCTCGTGGCCAAGCTGGTCGCCCGGGCCCTCGCGCGGGAGCCGGAATGCCTGTCGGGCGGCCGGTTGGAGGAGTTCGTCCGCGACGGAGGCACCGACCTGCGGGCACGGATGGAGGACGAGCTCGAGGCCCTCGATCCGTCCGGCCGGTTCGGCGCCGCTGAGCTGCTGCTGCCGCTCGCCCTGGCGCAGGGCAGCGGGCTGTCCGACCGGGACCTGTGGTTCCGCATGGCGCGGGCGCTGCTGCGCCGTGGCTCGCCGAAGGTGTCGCGTCGGTCCCTCGACACGGTGCTGAGCAGCGTCACGGACGCCCTCCTGACCGTGGAGCACCGGCCGGGGAGTCCTCCGATCCACCGCCTCGGGCACGCCAGTTACGGAACGGCGCTGCTGGCTCGCGCCAAGCTCGACCCTGCTGCCGCTCACCGCCGCGTCTACGACGAACTGGTGGGCGACTGGGACACGGCGGACGAGTACACCCTGGCCCACCTCGGAGCGCACGCCGCGCAGGCCCGGAGCGCGACGGTGGTGCTCGACGACGAGCCCGATCCGTTGGAGGAGCTCTTCGACGACCCGCGCTTCCTGGTGCGGACACGACCGGACGTGATGCTGCCGCTCGCCGCCTCGTTGGCCGCCACCTGCGAGGGCGCGGCGCTGTACCGGCGGGTGGGCGGCGAATTCAGGCGGCACACCGATCGCCGGGAGCGCAGGGCGATCCTCCGCGCGGTGGCCCACGCCGGCCACCCGGAGTACCTGCGCCGGCTCCAAAGCTTTCAGGAGTTCAAGGATCTGTGCTGGGACGAGGTGTGGACCGACACGCCGCCGGACCCGCTGGAGCTGTGCCTGCCCGCGCCCCTCGGCGGGGCCCGCGCGGTGAGCTGGACGGCCGCCGAGGGAGGCACGATCGCCGTCGCGGGGCGGGGAGAGATCTCCGTCCGCGACGCGCACACTGGGGACCACGTACTGACACGCCGTACCACCGGGTCCGAGCACGGCAGCCGGGCCGTGCTGACCGAGGTGTGCGAGGCGGGTACCCGGACCCGGCGGGTGACGGTCGCCCACGACGGCTCGTCCGTGCACCTGTGGTCGGGGCGCGAACGCCTGCCGCGCACGACGTTCCACTGGGGAGGCACGCCGGGCAGCGTCGCCGCCGCCCGGCTCGGCGACGACCTGCTGGTCGCCGCGGCCGACGGCCGCCGTGTCTGGGCGTGGCGCTGGCCGGTCGTCGAAGGACCGGCGGCCGGGGTCCGCAGCACCGTTCTGCCCGTGGAAGCGGGGCGCGTCGCGCTGCTCGGACTGCGTGACCGTGGCTTCCTGCTCACCGCGGGCCGCACGGCGACCGTGCATGAACTGCACGGCAAGCTCTCCGGGGACGAGCACTGGGTGCGGCGGGAGTGGGAACTGGACACGCTCCACGGGACCGCGTTCGCCGCAGCGGCGCTGGCGGAGGGGGACGACAGCGGCCTGCTCGCGGTGGTCGACGGCGAACACGTCCGCGTGTGGCGGCTGTTCGCCGAGGGGTACACCGCGACCCCGCGGTTCACGCGGGAACTCGTCGCCGAGTCGGCCTCCCGGGACGTGGCACTCGGGCTGTGCGGTGAGCTGCCGCTCGTCGCGCTGTACGAGGACCACGGCAGCACCGTGCGGGTGACGGGCATCACCGACAGCACCTTCCGGTGCTCCTTCGGCCTGGGCAGCAGGCGCAACGGCCTGGCCTTCGACCCCTCTGGCTCGGGCCGGCTGGCCGTCGGTGACGGTGCGGAGGTGCGGCTGCTCGATGTGCCCGCCGCGGTGCGCGCGGGCCGCGAGGTCCGGCGGCGTGATCACGACGAGCACCCGGTCGTGCGGCTGGCGGCGGCGGAGGCAGGGGCTCCCGCCCTGCTGACCAGGGTCTGGGGCCGCGATGTGCTCGTCACGCGGCAGGACGCCCGTCAAGGACAGGTCGGCACCGAGGCCGTGTTGTCGCACGAAGCGCGGGTCACCGCCGTGTCCTCGGTCCGGCACGGCGGACAGTGGGCGGTCGCGGCCGCCATCGGGCGGCGCGTCCGGATGTGGCGGCTCTTCGACGATCCGGACGACCGGCGGCAGGACGGACACGTCGACCTCGGCGGCGATGCCGGCGACCACGCCGAGGGCCTGGGACTGGTGTCCACGGCCGGCGGCCTGCACCTGTTCGTCCCCGACGGACGCAGGGTCCTGCGCTTCACACGCCCGGACGGGACGGGTCGGTGGCACAGCTCCGGCGAGGCGGTCGTCCCGGAGGTGAGGATCCGGGCCGTGCACGCCCACTCGGCGGGCGGACGCACCTGGGTACTGGCGGACTGCGTGGACGCGCTGCGGCTGTGGGAGAGCACCGAAGAGGGCCTCGTCGCCGCCGGCGGCCGGCGGGCGGCACCGGACCGTCCCGCCGGTGCCGCGCTCGGCGCGGGACTCGTCGATGGCGAACTCCTGCCGCTGATCGCCTGGACCCGCGCGGGCACGGTGCATCTGGCGGAGTGCGAGGAGGGCGACTGGACGACGACCAGCTTCGCGCACACGCACGGAACCCCCGCCGCCCTCGCCTTCTCCGGGCGCGCCCGCAATCCGCTGCTGCTGGTCCTCGGTGGCGCGCGGACCGCGTCGGTGCGGGACGTCGGGCGGGGGGTGTGGCTCGACCAACTCACCGCGCCGCACCGGGGCCTGGACATCGAGGCGGCCGACGCCGCGTTCGACCCCGGTCACGGCATCACGCTCGCGTTGCAGGGACGCGTCCGCTGCGACCAGATCACACTGCCCGAGCCGCTGATCAGGAGTGCCGTGCAGGCCGCCCGGGCCGTGTAG
- a CDS encoding lipase/acyltransferase domain-containing protein translates to MEHDLVVFVPGILGSRLTRDGRDLWHQSKQAALQMLRPSKAAERLALPPGIGDNEPEEPWAVDADELLKGPDALPGLISFLGYPDVRAMLDRSPDHHPQGGLRPGQYVPFAYDWRLSNRLNARRLRVRVESALEQWRERAAGFYPQAHDDVPKVVFMCHSMGGLIARYYLECLGGRDIARSLVTIGTPHRGAAKAVRFLTKNGVGPGADQGRLRRKAMRKAARVNSALVDLARTFPSVAQLLPVYKAAMADGGNRWRPLTDGFVPDLPSELVDDAFAFHREFTDAWEASRSALPVAPYRVHCLGGRAHPTVHGVVVGVDGTLEFPTWLDNSQEWTGDGTVPEESAFAKWALDDMSQAVWGGERHATMAGAESVGHQLAAIRHGKPARETLAGEDFGLAAPDFAVAGEPFEVAVTGMADPGRTVRARLVRDGVPAADPVGLVPDGTGSLVADLTAPSGTWVLEVEADRPRVVCRDVVTVVED, encoded by the coding sequence ATGGAGCACGACCTGGTGGTCTTCGTACCGGGCATTCTCGGGAGCCGGCTGACCCGGGACGGACGGGACCTGTGGCACCAGTCGAAACAGGCCGCGCTGCAGATGCTGCGCCCCTCCAAGGCCGCGGAACGCCTCGCGCTGCCGCCCGGTATCGGGGACAACGAGCCGGAGGAGCCTTGGGCGGTGGACGCCGACGAGCTGCTCAAGGGACCCGACGCCCTGCCCGGTCTGATCTCCTTCCTCGGCTACCCGGACGTCAGAGCCATGCTCGACCGCAGCCCCGACCACCATCCGCAGGGCGGGCTGCGCCCCGGGCAGTACGTCCCCTTCGCCTACGACTGGCGTCTGTCCAACCGGCTCAACGCGCGCCGTCTGCGGGTGCGGGTCGAATCGGCGCTCGAGCAATGGCGGGAGCGGGCCGCGGGCTTCTACCCCCAGGCACACGACGACGTGCCGAAGGTCGTCTTCATGTGCCACTCCATGGGCGGCCTGATCGCCCGTTACTACCTGGAGTGCCTGGGCGGCCGGGACATCGCCCGTTCCCTGGTCACCATCGGCACGCCGCACCGCGGCGCGGCCAAGGCGGTCCGCTTCCTCACGAAGAACGGCGTGGGGCCCGGTGCGGACCAGGGCAGGCTGCGCCGGAAGGCCATGCGGAAGGCGGCGCGGGTCAACTCCGCGCTGGTGGACCTGGCCCGCACGTTTCCGTCCGTGGCGCAGCTGCTGCCGGTGTACAAGGCGGCCATGGCCGACGGAGGAAACCGGTGGCGCCCGCTGACCGACGGGTTCGTGCCCGATCTGCCCTCGGAGCTGGTGGACGACGCCTTCGCCTTCCACCGTGAGTTCACCGATGCCTGGGAGGCGAGCCGGTCCGCCCTGCCCGTGGCTCCGTACCGGGTGCACTGCCTCGGCGGCAGGGCGCATCCGACCGTGCACGGGGTGGTGGTCGGCGTGGACGGGACGCTCGAGTTCCCCACGTGGCTCGACAACTCCCAGGAGTGGACCGGGGACGGCACCGTCCCGGAGGAGTCGGCCTTCGCGAAGTGGGCCCTGGACGACATGTCCCAGGCGGTCTGGGGCGGTGAGCGTCACGCCACGATGGCGGGGGCGGAGTCGGTGGGCCACCAACTCGCCGCCATCCGCCACGGCAAGCCGGCCAGGGAAACGCTGGCGGGGGAGGACTTCGGGCTGGCGGCCCCGGACTTCGCCGTGGCGGGCGAGCCGTTCGAGGTCGCCGTCACGGGGATGGCCGACCCGGGCCGGACGGTACGGGCACGCCTGGTCCGGGACGGGGTGCCGGCCGCGGACCCGGTCGGTCTGGTACCGGACGGTACGGGCAGCCTGGTCGCGGACCTCACGGCGCCTTCCGGCACGTGGGTGCTGGAGGTCGAGGCGGACCGGCCGAGGGTGGTGTGCCGTGACGTCGTGACGGTCGTCGAGGACTGA
- the murQ gene encoding N-acetylmuramic acid 6-phosphate etherase has protein sequence MTSTYGELRAQLATLTTEAFRPELADIDRLPTLEIARTMNAEDETVPAAVAAQLPAIAAAIDGTAERMSRGGRLIYAGAGTAGRLGVLDASECPPTFNTDPSEVLGLIAGGPTAMVKAVEGAEDSKELAAADLDGLQLTADDTVVGISASGRTPYAIGAVEHARALGALTIGLSCNADSALAAAAEHGIEVVTGPELLTGSTRLKAGTAQKLVLNMISTITMIRLGKTYGNLMVDVRASNDKLRARSRRIVALATGASDEEIESALEATDGEVKNAILVILGDVDAATAATLLSRTSGHLRAALTTPRKP, from the coding sequence ATGACCTCCACCTACGGTGAACTCCGCGCCCAGCTGGCCACTCTCACCACCGAGGCGTTCCGACCCGAGCTCGCCGACATCGACCGGCTGCCGACGCTCGAGATCGCCCGGACCATGAACGCCGAGGACGAGACCGTCCCCGCCGCCGTCGCCGCGCAACTGCCCGCCATCGCCGCCGCGATCGACGGCACGGCCGAGCGGATGTCCCGCGGCGGCCGGCTGATCTACGCGGGCGCCGGCACGGCGGGCCGGCTGGGCGTGCTCGACGCCAGCGAGTGCCCGCCCACCTTCAACACCGACCCGTCGGAGGTCCTCGGCCTGATCGCGGGAGGACCGACCGCGATGGTCAAGGCCGTCGAAGGCGCGGAGGACAGCAAGGAACTGGCCGCGGCGGACCTGGACGGCCTGCAGCTCACGGCCGACGACACGGTGGTCGGCATCTCGGCGTCCGGCCGCACCCCGTACGCCATCGGCGCGGTGGAACACGCCCGCGCGCTGGGCGCGCTCACGATCGGGCTCTCCTGCAACGCGGACAGCGCGCTTGCCGCGGCCGCGGAACACGGCATCGAGGTCGTCACCGGGCCCGAACTCCTCACCGGGTCCACCCGGTTGAAGGCGGGAACGGCGCAGAAGCTGGTGCTCAACATGATCTCGACGATCACGATGATCCGCCTCGGCAAGACCTACGGGAACCTGATGGTCGACGTCCGCGCGTCCAACGACAAACTCCGCGCCCGCTCCCGCCGCATCGTGGCGCTGGCGACGGGAGCGTCCGACGAGGAGATCGAGTCGGCGCTCGAGGCGACGGACGGCGAGGTGAAGAACGCGATCCTGGTGATCCTGGGCGACGTGGACGCCGCGACGGCGGCCACGCTCCTGTCCCGCACCTCGGGCCACCTCCGCGCGGCCCTCACGACCCCGCGGAAGCCCTGA
- a CDS encoding MurR/RpiR family transcriptional regulator: MTNQVKEIFSGDAPAPAALAAKVRTLSPSMTRSMQRVAEAVADDPAGCAALTVTGLAELTGTSEATVVRTARLLGYPGYRDLRLALAGLAAHQESGRAPAITTDIAVDDPIADVVAKLAYDEQQTLADTAAGLDTVQLGAAVAAASTARRIDIYGVGASSLVGMDLAQKLLRIGLIAHAHADPHLAVTNAVQLRSGDVAIAITHSGSTGDVIEPLRVAFDRGATTIAITGRPDGPVSQYADHVLTTSTARESELRPAAMSSRTSQLLVVDCLFIGVAQRTYESAAPALAASYEALAHRHSPRSR, translated from the coding sequence GTGACCAATCAAGTGAAGGAAATTTTCAGCGGTGACGCTCCCGCCCCCGCCGCCCTCGCGGCCAAGGTGCGCACGCTCTCGCCGTCCATGACCCGCTCCATGCAGCGGGTCGCCGAAGCCGTCGCCGACGACCCGGCAGGCTGCGCGGCCCTCACGGTCACCGGTCTCGCCGAGCTCACCGGCACCAGTGAGGCCACCGTGGTCCGCACCGCCCGCCTGCTCGGCTACCCCGGCTACCGCGACCTGCGCCTGGCGCTCGCCGGTCTCGCCGCCCACCAGGAGTCCGGCCGGGCGCCCGCCATCACCACCGACATCGCCGTGGACGACCCCATCGCGGACGTCGTCGCCAAGCTCGCCTACGACGAGCAGCAGACCCTCGCCGACACCGCCGCCGGTCTCGACACCGTCCAGCTCGGCGCGGCGGTGGCCGCCGCGTCGACCGCCCGCCGCATCGACATCTACGGCGTCGGCGCGTCCTCGCTCGTCGGCATGGACCTCGCCCAGAAGCTCCTGCGCATCGGCCTGATCGCCCATGCCCACGCCGACCCGCACCTCGCCGTCACCAACGCCGTGCAGCTGCGCTCGGGCGACGTGGCCATCGCGATCACCCACTCCGGCTCCACGGGGGACGTGATCGAGCCGCTGCGCGTCGCCTTCGACCGCGGCGCCACGACGATCGCGATCACCGGCCGGCCCGACGGCCCGGTCTCGCAGTACGCCGACCATGTGCTGACGACCTCGACCGCCCGTGAGAGCGAGCTGCGGCCGGCCGCGATGTCGTCCCGCACGAGCCAGCTGCTCGTCGTCGACTGCCTCTTCATAGGCGTGGCCCAGCGTACGTACGAGTCGGCGGCCCCCGCCCTCGCCGCCTCGTACGAAGCCCTCGCGCACCGCCACAGCCCGCGCAGCCGCTGA
- a CDS encoding DUF4031 domain-containing protein codes for MTVYIDPPTWPGHGRMWSHLVSDVSFDELHAFAASIGCPPRAFERDHYDVPSHRYADAVAAGAVEVGSKELVRRLTGAGLRRPKGRSV; via the coding sequence GTGACGGTCTACATCGACCCGCCGACCTGGCCGGGGCACGGCCGGATGTGGTCCCACCTGGTCAGTGACGTGTCGTTCGATGAGCTCCACGCCTTCGCCGCCTCCATCGGCTGCCCGCCGCGCGCCTTCGAACGCGACCACTACGACGTCCCTTCGCACCGTTACGCGGACGCTGTCGCGGCAGGCGCGGTCGAGGTCGGCTCGAAGGAGCTCGTACGCCGCCTCACGGGCGCGGGGCTGCGCCGGCCCAAGGGACGCTCCGTCTGA